Proteins from one Azospirillum brasilense genomic window:
- a CDS encoding acetoacetate--CoA ligase produces the protein MDQPPPGQLLSDQPLWTPSEARVAASNLTAFRQAASARFGLRLDDYDALYDWSVAGKEDFWRFLWEWAGLTGDLGGVALADGDKMPGARWFPEASLNYAENMLANAPEGEAVVFWAEDKVKRRWSGAELKAEVSRLQQALKAAGVGKGDRVAAVVPNMPETLAAMLATASLGAIWSSCSPDFGAQGITDRFGQIEPTVLFAPDAYWYNGKSHDVRAKIAQVLTELPTVKAAVIIPYVNETPDVSAIRGGVTWGDFIAPFAAAEPSFERVAFNHPLFILYSSGTTGKPKCIVHGTGGTLLQHVKEHRLHSDVKPGDRVFYYTTCGWMMWNWLVSGLAAGATLLLYDGSPFAPDGNILFDYADAEGMTLLGTSAKFIQQAEKSGLEPMRTHRLDTLRALASTGSPLMPENFAYVYRAIKTDIHLASISGGTDIVSCFVLGNPTAPVWAGELQTAGLGMAVAAFDDAGHAVSGEKGELVCTRPFPCMPVGFWADPDGAKYRAAYFERFPNVWTHGDFIERTVHGGWVIYGRSDAVLNPGGVRIGTAEIYRQVEQLPEILEAVCIGQEWDGDVRVILFVVLREGLTLDKALEDTIRKRIKENCSPRHVPARIVAVKDIPRTRSGKITELAVRDAVHGRPIKNTEALANPMALDEFRERPELEG, from the coding sequence ATGGATCAACCGCCCCCTGGTCAATTGCTTTCTGATCAGCCGCTGTGGACCCCGTCGGAGGCGCGCGTGGCCGCCTCCAACCTGACGGCTTTCCGGCAGGCCGCGAGCGCCCGCTTCGGGCTGCGGCTGGACGATTACGACGCGCTCTACGACTGGTCGGTCGCCGGCAAGGAGGATTTCTGGCGCTTCCTGTGGGAGTGGGCCGGGCTGACCGGCGACCTCGGCGGCGTCGCGCTGGCCGATGGCGACAAGATGCCCGGCGCCCGCTGGTTCCCCGAGGCCAGCCTGAACTACGCCGAGAACATGCTCGCCAACGCGCCGGAAGGCGAGGCGGTCGTCTTCTGGGCCGAGGACAAGGTCAAGCGCCGCTGGTCCGGCGCCGAGCTGAAGGCCGAGGTGTCCCGTCTCCAGCAGGCGCTCAAGGCCGCCGGCGTCGGCAAGGGCGACCGCGTCGCCGCCGTCGTCCCCAACATGCCCGAGACGCTGGCCGCCATGCTCGCCACGGCCAGCCTCGGCGCCATCTGGTCCTCCTGCTCCCCCGACTTCGGCGCCCAGGGCATCACCGACCGCTTCGGCCAGATCGAGCCGACGGTCCTCTTCGCCCCCGACGCCTACTGGTACAACGGCAAGAGCCACGACGTCCGCGCCAAGATCGCCCAGGTGCTGACCGAACTGCCCACCGTCAAGGCCGCCGTCATCATCCCCTACGTCAACGAGACGCCGGACGTCTCGGCCATCCGCGGCGGCGTCACCTGGGGCGACTTCATCGCCCCCTTCGCGGCGGCGGAGCCGAGCTTCGAGCGGGTGGCCTTCAATCACCCGCTGTTCATCCTCTATTCGTCGGGCACCACTGGCAAGCCCAAGTGCATCGTCCACGGCACCGGCGGCACGCTGCTCCAGCACGTCAAGGAGCACCGGCTGCACAGCGACGTGAAGCCGGGTGATCGGGTGTTCTACTACACCACCTGCGGCTGGATGATGTGGAACTGGCTGGTTTCCGGGCTGGCCGCCGGGGCGACGCTGCTGCTCTACGACGGCTCGCCCTTTGCGCCGGATGGCAACATCCTGTTCGACTATGCCGACGCCGAAGGCATGACGCTGCTCGGCACCTCGGCCAAGTTCATCCAGCAGGCCGAGAAGTCGGGGCTGGAGCCGATGCGCACGCACCGGCTGGACACGCTGCGGGCGCTCGCCTCGACCGGCTCGCCGCTGATGCCGGAGAACTTCGCGTACGTCTACCGGGCCATCAAGACGGACATCCATCTGGCCTCGATCAGCGGCGGCACGGACATCGTGTCCTGCTTCGTGCTGGGCAACCCGACGGCCCCGGTGTGGGCGGGCGAGTTGCAGACGGCGGGGCTCGGCATGGCGGTGGCGGCCTTCGACGACGCCGGCCATGCGGTCAGCGGCGAGAAGGGGGAGCTGGTCTGCACGCGGCCCTTCCCCTGCATGCCGGTGGGCTTCTGGGCCGACCCGGACGGGGCGAAGTACCGGGCGGCCTATTTCGAGCGCTTCCCCAACGTGTGGACGCACGGCGACTTCATCGAGCGCACCGTTCATGGCGGCTGGGTGATCTATGGGCGCTCGGACGCGGTGCTGAACCCCGGCGGGGTGCGCATCGGGACGGCGGAGATCTACCGGCAGGTGGAGCAGCTTCCGGAGATCCTGGAGGCGGTGTGCATCGGCCAGGAATGGGACGGCGACGTGCGCGTCATCCTGTTCGTGGTGCTGCGCGAGGGGCTGACCCTCGACAAGGCGCTGGAGGACACGATCCGCAAGCGCATCAAGGAGAATTGCTCGCCGCGGCACGTCCCGGCGCGCATCGTGGCGGTCAAGGACATCCCGCGCACGCGCTCGGGCAAGATCACCGAACTGGCGGTGCGCGACGCGGTGCACGGCCGCCCGATCAAGAACACCGAGGCGCTGGCCAATCCCATGGCGCTCGACGAGTTCCGCGAGCGCCCGGAACTGGAAGGCTGA
- a CDS encoding 3-hydroxybutyrate dehydrogenase: MTLTQKVAVVTGSTSGIGLGIARALAGAGADVVLNGFGDAAAIEELRAGLAAEFGVRVGYHGADLSKPAEIAALIGHAEETFGSVDVLVNNAGIQHVAPVEDFPADRWDAVIALNLSAVFHGTHHALPGMKRRGWGRILNIASVHGHVASVNKSAYVAAKHGVVGLTKTVALETASTGVTCNAICPGWVLTPLVQKQIDAIASTKNIPEPQAKAELLGAKQPSGAFVTPDELGGLAVFLCSDSAAQMTGASLLMDGGWTAQ, encoded by the coding sequence ATGACCTTGACTCAGAAGGTCGCGGTGGTCACCGGCTCGACCAGCGGGATCGGCTTGGGCATCGCGCGGGCGTTGGCCGGAGCCGGGGCGGACGTGGTGCTGAACGGTTTCGGCGACGCGGCCGCCATCGAGGAGCTGCGCGCCGGTCTGGCGGCGGAGTTCGGCGTGCGCGTCGGCTATCACGGCGCCGACCTGTCCAAGCCGGCGGAGATCGCCGCGCTGATCGGCCACGCGGAGGAGACGTTCGGTTCGGTCGATGTGCTGGTGAACAACGCCGGCATCCAGCACGTCGCCCCGGTGGAGGACTTCCCGGCCGACCGCTGGGACGCGGTGATCGCGCTCAACCTGTCCGCCGTCTTCCACGGCACCCACCACGCTCTGCCGGGTATGAAGCGGCGCGGCTGGGGGCGCATCCTCAACATCGCCTCCGTGCACGGCCATGTCGCGTCGGTCAATAAGTCGGCCTACGTCGCGGCCAAGCACGGCGTGGTCGGGCTGACCAAGACGGTGGCGCTGGAAACGGCGAGCACCGGCGTCACCTGCAACGCCATCTGTCCGGGCTGGGTGCTGACCCCGCTGGTGCAGAAGCAGATCGACGCGATCGCCTCGACCAAGAACATCCCGGAGCCGCAGGCGAAGGCGGAACTGCTCGGCGCCAAGCAGCCCTCCGGCGCCTTCGTGACGCCGGACGAGCTGGGCGGGCTGGCGGTTTTCCTGTGCTCCGATTCAGCGGCGCAGATGACCGGCGCCAGCCTGCTGATGGACGGCGGCTGGACCGCGCAGTAA